Sequence from the Sulfuracidifex tepidarius genome:
GTTGATGGCAGAGTTGGAATCATTCTTCTCAGCCCTTTCAGATTCCACTAGGCTTAGGATAGTCATGTTCCTACTGAAGAACGGTGAGGCCTCGGTTCAGGAGATCTGTAAGAGGGTAGGGAAATCACAGCCATTGGTCTCACACCATATGGCGTGCCTAAAGAACTGCGGGGTGGTGAAGTGGGAAAGAAAGGGGAAAAATGTAATATATAAGCTGAACGATGAACACGTAAAGGAAATAATTAATGAAGCCTTGAATCACGTAAGTTTGTTCAGTAATTCCATTTTATCATGTGAGATCATCAAGGAAGAGAGAGAAGACGGGAAGGAATAGAGGAATGTAGGAATGAAAAACAAGGCTTTTGCATGAAATATAAATATTTCAATTAGTTTGCTAAAAAATTTATACGAACTTCTTTCTAGGAGATTTTTCCTTATTTAAAGAGAACTTAACTCTTTACATATGCACCCTTAACTTTCCCACGAAATGATCCCCTTTTCCTCATCAAATAATACAAAAGTATCCTTTTTATTAAACAAAAAAGTAGCGAATACCTTAAAAATATAATTAGATATCTTTTTCCTGCTTTTTAATATTATATTCATTTTCTAGATTCTTAAATACTTTGTCCGATATTTCATCTGGAATTAATATTATAAATCCCTTATCTCTTATCTTCATATCCCTCAAACTAGATCTTATGAAATATTGACAGAGAGTTACTCGAATCTATCATGTCTCTATTTATACTAGGTACCAGTATCTAATTGAATATAATAAGAATATTTTCTATCTATTAAATTGAGAAGTTATAGCTAAAAATTTTAGAGAAAAATACTAAGTATTATATCAGACTTGGAGGACTTCTGACCTTTCGTTCAAAATTTTTATTAAATTGCTCTAAAAAGATAGAGGTAAATGTACTCCGATTGGTTTAGTATTAGGAACGAATTTAAGCTCATTGAAAGTGTAGAAGGAATCAAGGATTATTTGTCTCATGAGAACTCTGAAATTGTTCCATGTATTTTTAGAGATAGCTCAGATTCACCGTTCGACATGGATGCATCTTTAATTTATTCCATTCTCGGAGAACCAGGTTACTTAATTTGGGGAGATAGCAAAGGTTCGGTGAAGATCAGTGTCAGAGGGAATGGAAGTGAGCCAGTTGGGTATCCTTTTTCAGCGCTTTTCAAAAGATACTTCTTATCTTATCTTAAAAATGATGGGTCCAGAATAGATATGGTACCCTCCCTCAACAAGATTATGATAAGCTTACTTTACGTACCATCGGATGAAAAGAATAAAAGGAGATTTATAGGAGCTGGAATAATAACAGATATTAATATAGATTCAATCAGAAATTTCAGATATTGGAAGGAGGAATCTGGCTCAAACGAGAAGTACTGGATTCTTAGATTCAGAATGAAGGTAATATGGTTGTCCAGATCCGTGAGAAACTCAATCCGTGAAAGCATACCTGAGATACGAGAGTGGTTAAGAAAGGGAGGAAACCTTCAAGACCAAGTCCCTTCTATCTTGAGAAACGCAGTAGGAGAAGAAATAGAGGGTGTACAAGCTTCTCAGTCTAATAACTGTTACAATGATTCGAAATACATAAACGGTGTGAAAGATTTCATCATGTCCAAGATTGAGAGCGGAGAGGTAGAGGAAACTTATAAATTCTATAAACAGATAACAAATGAACTTGAAGATCTATCTCAAGGTATCATTACAGAAGAAGTAAATAATGCGAATCCCCAATGTAAATCTGTGGAAAAAGCACTTGAGGAAGCTAAAGATTTAATTTCTAACAATCTCTATCTGCAGAATCCTAGAATTTTAGACTTCATGTTTGCGTCCCTGAGGATAGGAAACATTTTGCTTGTAGGACCGCCAGGAGTAGGAAAGACTGAAATAGCTACCACCATAGCAGATTCACTTTGTTCTAACGGCGAGAAGGCTACCGCTAACGCGCTGTGGACGAGAAGGGATTTAATAGGAGGAGAGACCCTGAGGGAAGGATCAATCTCTTGGAAGCCCGGAGTAATTCTCAGAGCTTACGTGAAGGCATCTAGAATACCAGATAATGCATTGTTTCCCGTAGTATTAGAAGAGCTCAATCGTGCAGACATAGACAAAGCTTTCGGTGACTTTTTTACCATGTTTTCATCCGCTGACGCCTCTAAATGGAGAATTCCGTCCTCTTTGATGGAAGAAATAAGGTCTTTTCCGCCCGATCCTCAGCTATCTCAGCTCCTTAAGGTAATAGAGAACGAGAAGAACACTGGGAAAAGTCCCCTAAGTAAGTTGAGGGTTATAGCGACAATGAACTTGAAGGACTTAAGGAACCTATATCAAATAGGCGACGCCATTACCAGAAGATTTTCCGTCTTTTATTTGGATTGCCCTAAGGGAGACTCAGACGTTGAGGTAGTGATGAAAGCTAATGGATTTAACTTTACTCAGGAAACGGTAAATGACCTTAAGGAAGTGATATCTAGAGTTAGGAAAGGGTTAGGATCAAAGTTCTGCCTTTCTACATCTACGGTATCAAAGGTAATATCGCAGATGTCCATAATGCAGAAGGAGACTCATAAAATCGAAAAACAAGAAATAATAGAGCTAATAAAGATACATGCAGGAACTATAGATAATGGAGTAATGAAGAGGATAGACAAGATGCTTGAAGTAAGTTCCGAAACTCATTAAAAAACATGAGATTCGTGTATTAAGTTCGATCCATATTCATGTACACCAATTCTAGATTTAGAGTACAACGTGAAAGTGAGTCTCAATTCTTTAACACTAAAGTATACATATGGACTATCAGCATAATCATAGAAATATCTATTATTTTCAGTCAAGAAGATAGTCGTTTTATGATTATGCGATAATAATTAACATATATAATTTTCTTTTACCTATCAATGATATCTTGAAGGGAAATCAAAACCAACGGAAATCACTTAACGCTAGAGATAAACGTCTTATAGAGCTTACATCCAGATTCTATTTACAATATAGGGGAATGGACTCTTTCTCTAAGCTAAGTAGGATCCTGGATAAAGTTGACGCGATGAACTTAGATGATGCTCAACAAGTCATTTCAGCGTACTTAACTTACTCGGCTCTGAGGACAGTTAATAGAGCTATCAACTCAGGGTTAAGGGATCAGTGGGTTAGAAGGGAATACCTATCCGAAACTGGAGAAGATGTGTCTGGAATCCTAGATGTTTCCAGGTCATTAACTACCCTTCCCTTCAATGTAGCTTATCTCCAGCCAAATCTAAGGTCTAAGGAGCTATCTTTTCTGGCCTGGATAGCAAGGGAGACATTGAGAAACGCTAAAGACAAGTTGAACTATTCGGCTATTGAGCCCTTCAGCTTCCATCATGAAATGAGAAGGGAAATCAAAAAGGCGTATGAGAGAAAAAAGTTGCTTCCCGAGCCGTCAATTCCCTCAATAGACGAAAACTCTCCCGACTGGCTGAGAAACAGTTATCGTGCCTACTTGATCTCGAAGAGGAGCAAGATGGGAATCAAATCCAGAGGAGGGAGGAAAGACGTTAAGATAGTAATAAGCAAGCTTTACGAGCTCTTCGTATATATGGTAGTCATGAAAGTCCTAAAGGAGAAAGGGTTCACTATTAAGGGAAAGGAAGGTTTCATGGAAGGGAGCTTAGGAAACGAACTTCTTCATTTAGCGTTTAACGTAGATCCTACGTCTTACGGTATAAAAGACCTGATAGAGAGTGTTGATGCCATGGACGAGAAATTCACTAAAAGCGTACTAGGAAGACCCGATCTCTCCATAATAAAGGAGAGCGAAAGTAAAAGGAAATTAATAATAATTGAATGCAAGTATTCCCTCAGTCCAACGTACATTACGGAGGGCAGATTTAAGGCAATGGCTTACACTTACGAGTTTAGTTCTGATGCTACATTACTTGTGTTTCCTGGTTTACTGAATAGAAAGGCTAAACAGGGAGAGGAGGAGAGCACTATCCGGATTTATGAGGAAATGATGAAAAGAAAGATGAACGGACAGTTAGTAGGATGGATAGACCTGAAGCTCAGGGATGGAAGAAAGGTTTACCTAGTTTCCATAGACCCAATGGAGGAAATGGAAGAGAACTTTGAGAGAATGAAGACGGTGATCTCTTCAATTATCTAGTATCTAGTAAGGAAAGAGAGGAAGAGATAATTGAAATTAAATAGAGTTAGCTCAAAGTTTATCCTGGAGCGTATTGTAACGCATTTATGAGCAAGTTCTGGATACTCCAAAACTTAATGCGGAGATCTTACAGCTCATTATGAATTGTTAACGTAGGGGAAAAAGAAAGAAACATGGATGAGGATAATGGATGACATTACTGTATACACTTTTGGAAAATAGAATCAAAATATGGGAATATATTTCGTTAAAGGGAAATTAAATATGAAATGAATTCCTCGTTAAAGTCACAGGAGGGAACGTTCAAGTTACTACGCAGACATTATAAACGAGAGAGCCGGCTTTAACGAAAGCCTCTTCACGTTAGGCCTATACTAGATTAAAAGTCCACTCTGGTGGAAGAAGACCAGAAGGGCAAACATAACAGATGAGTTAGTGAAGGTGTAACTAGATCATGAACGAGAGATTTCATAACCAAGAGTTTTCTCTGAGGTTCTCCTCAACATAGATGTAAACCATGAAGATCCTCTTTGGAAACCAAAAAACCCTATGTGATTTTATACACCTGTTTAACCTCTTATATCAGGCTAATTCTTTTTACCATGAGAACATTAGCTTTCATGTGTCTTCATTTCAAAATGCAGTGCTTCTTTGCAAAAGGTCTTTAAATTACCTGAAAGCTTCAAAGGAATCGTTCAAGGAGGGTTTGTATGACGTTTCCTCCACAAACTGTCAGATCTCCGCCGAGCTTCTCATAAAATCAACGTACCTTCTGTTAGGATACTCCTTTCCCCAAACTCATAACATAAGGAAATTGCTTTCAGGATTGGCTGAATTAACTCTTTCTGAGAAAATTAAAGACTTCGTGAAGAATAAAAGAAAGGATTTAAACATGGTGGAGCTAAACAGATTTGAAGGACAGTACTCGCTAATAGACATAGATTCAGAGACAGCGTCTGACTGTCTAGATACGGTGGAAAATCACCTCCTTCCTTTAATGAAGAGCGTTTGGGGTGATAAATGGTGTGGGGATTAGAATATATTCAATATCTAGAAAATAATTGGCGCAAAATAGCCGAGAGAGTCAAAGAAGTGGCCAAGACCTTAGGTAAAGTCGATAAGGTTGTAGTGTTTGGTTCTGTCATTAAAGGAGAAGTGACAGGAAGTAGCGACCTAGATATAGCAGTATTTTATGACGAGGATCTTACTGACAAAGAGAAAATAAGGAGGACTCTAGAAATACTAAACAGAGTAGACGAGGAGATCGCCGACATAAACCTACAAGTGATGAACAGAGATGAGGAGGACTTCTTCCTGAATAAATTCGTGGACAAGTACGTGGAAATCGATTAAAGTGATCTGAGACGTTTTTACATCATGATACCCTTTTCATGCTCAAGAGACATGAACTCTGGAATCGCGTAAATGGTGCTATAAACATTATCTTTTACGAGGTTTTACAGAGATCAGGCATCCAAAAAATTCAGAACGAAGAAATTGAAATAGAATTATAACTGCGTGTAAGTACATATGCATATATATATTTTTCTCATCTTTTAAATCAAAAAAGGAACACGTGATCTTGTTTTGTAATGCGTTAGCATCTGAGAGTTGACATTGACCCCCAAGTTTTCTTTTCCGTCTGCTTCGCTTTTTAACGTTAGGAACCTAATTAACTTGTGCTTGATCACGAAGAATTTAACAGATGGTTTAGATCAGCTCAGCTGACCTTAGAAAGTGCCAAGCATGATCTCAGCGGTGGTTTCTATAATTGGTCTTGCTTCAAGTCACAGCAAGCTTCCGAACTTTCAGTTAAGGCTTACCTTTACGGTATAGGACAACCGAAGACCGGGCATGTAGTATCTCAATTGTTGATCTTTCTGAGAGCTCCTCAAGACCTCGTGGACAAGGCAAAGTATCTCGATAAGTTGTATATCCCCACCAGATATCCAGACGCATGGGAGAATGAAAATCCTTCATACTATTACACTAAGAGAGAAGCCGAGGAAGCTATTAAATACGCCGAAGAGATAATTAATTACATAGAGGAGAAATGGAGGACGTTATCTCAAGAAGAGAAAGAGAGAGGAGAGAAGTCATAGAGAAAGCTATGACATACGTTAACTCTTTGCAAGGTCGCTACACATCTTTCCTGATAGGTTCGTATTCAAGGGGAGACTTCAACGTATGGAGCGATGTAGACATTCTTTTGATAGGGGAATTTAATGGAAATCCAGTAGAAAGGTTATTGAGGCTGGACTTTCCCCCAGGTTTTGAAGTCATCCCCATAAATGAAGGGGAGTTCGATAAGGCAATCAGGAAGAATAATCCCGTGATTTGGGACGTTAAAAACAAGGGAATAGTTCTAAGAGATGATCTAGAGATCTGCAAAAAGTACGCTAACGTGATAAAATGTACTTTTGTGGAGTAATCTAGCTTCCTATCATTCTTCACTCTTAAGGGTTCGACGTTTGTCTAGAATGGTACTTAAAATCTTCCTAGATTCTTTATCGGTAACTAGTCACTTATTTCTTGAAATTACACGTTATCAACCTTCAAGACACAAGGTTAACACTTACGCTTGTATCACTAACTTTGCTATTTTCCTATATTAAGTTCTACAATGGTATATGACTAAGATTAGCCTTTGACTGCTCTAGTTTATGTTTTTACCGTAAACATTTCAGCATTTAGTTATAGAAAATACTATGTTCATGGCTTTTTAACTGCGCTAACGCTTAACTATCCCATAAACAATTCTTAATCTTATCTTTTGTCGTAGTTCTATTTATAATCTAAGTTAACTACTTTGATCCCAGTGTAATTTTCCACTATTTCTTTCTTGTTAAGTATATCTTTATCAAAGGTTACAAACAGGGACGATTCACTCAACACAGCGTAGGTAATCTGAAGTATGTCTAGCGTTTTTAGCTGCAACTTAGATGATAATTCTTGACCCTTTTTTAATTCTATGGTTCAAGGTTGCCCTTTCATAGTATGCCACCACGACATAAACCTGAAGCAAGGTCATGAGAGAGACTGTATCCCATTATAGAAAGTCTCTATCACCTCCTTTCCCTTCATCCTTAACTATTGGTATTATAGTTACTCTCTTCTGGGATTGCAAGGTATTGTATACTCTTGCATATGGATAAGATCTAGTTCTCTTGGGTGAGACCCACCAGCTCACCGCTAAGTTTTGACCTTCGTGTGAATAATTGAAGAAAGCCCTTCTCTTGATCCCATCCTCAAGGTCTTCAAAGGTCTCAAGCTTGGGTAACCTGAATGTAGGCTGATACGTATTCCCTCCACAACACCCTCAAATCTCAAGTCAACTCACTTTCTTGTTCTCCAATTTTTCATTAATCTTGGCACGCATATTAGAGGATAATCTCTTCGCATCCTCTCGTTCTAGGAACTCTACTTTTTCTTCTCCGAAGAGTGTGCTAACCGGGATCCTCGCCTTGATTACGTCTTTCAGCTTCAGATCAATCTCATATCCCACTGCGTTCCTCCCCATCTCTCTGGCGACCTTCAAAGTAGTGCCAGTGCCAGTAAACGGGCCTAGAACTACGTCTCCCACGTATGAGTACAAGGTGATAATTCTCCTGGCAAGATCCTCGGGGAAAGGAGCAGTAAACTTGGATAACTTGTTGTTAGGTAGAACGTTAGTTATCTCCCAAACGTTAGAGTACCATTTTTCCCTTTGAAACTTGGTAATATCTATCTTACTCTCCTCTTTATTCCGGGGAGTGAAGTTACCTTGTTTCTTGAATATTACAATATCTTCGTAAATGTTATCTGGATAGAAATACAGAGGGTAAGGGTGTTGAATTAGTACACCACTCCTCCTGCTTATGCGTATATAACCCTCGGGTTTCTTCCAGATTATCCTCTCCTGATATTTGAAGCCTAAGTCTTGCATGATCTTTATGAGGTCTGCAACTATAGGGTAAAGTACTCCGTCGATCCTCACGTCTGCGGTAACGAAAACCGCAGCTCTACCTTTTTCCAAGACTCTGTGAACCTCCTTTCCTACACCCTTCAGGAGGTCTAGGTAGGCGGATTAACTGGGAAAGAGATCTGGAAAATCGAAAGGAGCGTTATAATAGGGAGGTGAAGTTAGTACTAAACCCACGCTTTCATCAGTGATCTCGCTCATGTCCCTCGAATCGCCGAAGATTACTTTGATCATGGAAACTTCTCCTTAGATCAAGATAAAAACTTTCCTGGCATCTTGAGTTTAGATTTAGGTTATAATCAACGAAAGTAGTACTGAAAAACCAGTTATCAGTAAATATAAGAGATCTAAAAAGGATTTTTATTAAGAATTACTACTTTATATAAAAAATAATTAATTAGTCGAATTCTTAGAATCTTTGAGGATTTTATACCGTTGAGGTTTTACGTTCAGATTTCAACACTTGACATATACGAGTAGTCTTTTTCCATGATCGTCATATATTTCTATTAAAAAATGATCCTCAGCAGTATTGAGGGCTTCCTTAAGGTTTCTTACGTTCTTTTCATCCCTTAATTTTCCATCGCATGAGTAAAATTTAGCCTTCACATGGAGAGCATATCTAAGCTAAGCGGAGAGTGATGAATGAAAGAGTCTCTTTGGAGTCAAATTCATGCATTTACAATACCAGTCTGTCTTCATACCTTGGAATTCTCTGGTTTGATGCCTCTTTTCTTCTGTTTTCTGAATAAAAAAGTCTAGATCAAGAGTATCTTTCAATACTTATCATTTTTGTAAAAGAAATTCATATAAACCTAAAGGATCTAAAAGATAATTAAGAAAGTCTACGACTTTACCTTCATTACCCGCTAATAGATATAGTGAGAGAAACGCAGAAGAAAACATAATGTCTTTCCTCAATCTTTCTTTCCACAATAATTATAACAGATTTTAATAAATAAAAACTAAACTTATATTATTATAATCATTATTTCTAAAACTATAAAAAATTAGTGAAATATTTTCCAATAAAAAGCTCTATTCCTATATGAAGGCTAAAATGATCTAATGAAATGAAAAGAAAAGATAATAGTGTCTTATGGTACACTATGACTACCTCTTAGATACCTATATTGGAAATAATGCTAACTCCTACACAAAAGTTTTCTTTTGTGTTTAGATGGATTTCCTCGCGTAACTAGAGATTATCTCTTATAGATAAACGCATGAGTTAACACATAAAGGTTCGTAGTATATCCATTTGATATAAACTAGTTGAAAAAGTTAAAGTGATAGTCTCTTGAAACTCGGACCTAAATTATCCTTATCAATAATATTGAACAAGAATATATTACTATCGAAAAACGAACTAACCAATAACGACGTAAATCCGAAGGAAGAGTATCTCATTCCTTATTCAGAAAATATCCTAAACTAATATAAAAAATAGCAAGAAAAAGTTAAAACCCGAGGAAACTTTCCATTGTTCTATGTAGAAAGCTCTACTTGAATGTCCGAGAGCCATGAAAGAGGAACATAAAAATTGCAGAGTATAATTAAAAATGGGTTATCGTTTTCATTATCATGTGCTTAAACTTATAATTAAGTAGTAGATATGAGAATAATAAAATTAGTATTATAGCTATTATTTTAGGATGTAAAAGTCTAGCTGATTTCAATTCGTTGTCTAAGTAAATAGTAATACTTTAAAAAATTTAACTAGAACTACAGAGCCTGCCTCTGGCTTCAATACTTGGACAAAATACTGACTTCAAAGAGTCTATCTTCAACTTAACGTTAGAAAATAAGCCGTTTGTAATCTCGCAGAACTACTCGCGCTATACTAATGCAGCATTAATATACATATAATAATACATCATGATAACTATTTAATAATTACATTTTAATAATGAATTATCTTAAGAAAAGATTTTATTGAAAAAAATATTTTAGAAATTTATTTGTTTATTATAAAAAAGGTTTTTAAAGTATGAAGAAGAATATATAATTTAGATACAAAATGACTAAGGTATTAGTTATAGGAGGAAGATTTGGAGCTTTGACACCCGCTTATACGCTGAAAAGGTTAGTTGGAAATAAAGCTGATAGTGAACTACCCCGCCCTAACGGACGGGGCATCCCCACCTCGCGATGGGGATTTCCTGCTTCTTCCAGGAAACTTACTATACACACCCTCAGAGAAGGGTATGTATAGCAGAGGTTTCCTGTCCACAGGCTTTAAGGGCAGTCCCGACCCCGCATGGAAAATATTTAGAGAAGCATTATAATCCCTATCTGCAACCCAACCACATTTAGGGCAAACGAATATACGGTCGTCTAATGTTAGGTCTTTCTTTACATATCCGCATCGAGCACACGTCCTCGAAGTGTACGCTGGGTTTACTTTCACTACCCTCCTACCAGCTCTTTCAGCCTTGTAGGAGAGGTAGCTCATGAATTTGGAGAAGTTGGAATGAAGAATATGTTTCCTCAAAGTCTTACTTTCGTTATTCTCAACCATTTCCTTCACATCAAGACCTTCCATATATATCTCGTCGTATTGTTCAACAAGCCACGAAGTCACCTTATGAATATAATCACTCATCAAATTCTTCACATGCTCATGTAGCTTAACTAATTTCTTTCTGATCTTCTCGTAGTTTCTTGATCCTCTCTTCTTCCTTGTTAGTGACCTTTGCAAGATCTTTATCTAAGATTCACTCCAGAAAGTTATTATCTTCTCTCCGAGGATTTCCCCCATACATCTAGTTAAATTTGTCATGAAAATATTGTGTTTTTCATTGAGTTTTCGTACGAAAACGGGAGTCGAGTAATCAGCTTGACCGCAGTTGGTCAAGAGTTGATACCTCATCATAGGGCAAAGGATAGACCATGAAAGCGATGTAGCAGTGAGCTTACAGGACTTCTAATTTTCTTTCGCTGATTTTGACGCAACCATCCTTGGTACAGTTAATAGAGGAGTACTCCCAGTCCTGTATGACGACAATGTAGACGTTATCATTGTCTTCAATAATTCTTTCAGCTCTTTCGGACACGAGGGACGCCGTCTTGTAGCTGCCAACTCCAGCATAGACTGACTTGTTAACCATTGAGAGACCCATAGACCTGAGGTATCTCCTGAGTTTCCCCCTGATTTTCTCTGAGGAGATGTCAAAGGCCACCTCTATGTACATATAGAATAGGACGTACTGGAGGATAAAAGTTTTGTACTACGAGTCAGAGAGGTATAGACGATACACATTCGACAAGGACGAAGACTGTCCCAGTAAGCCCCTAACCCGGTCGTGGTAGTAAAAGAGTACTAGATAAGCGTTTTAGCCTTAGGCCCCTAATCCGATTGTGTTCCTAAGGGTCTATTTCCGCTACGCCAATAGAATCGGGTTGAAATAAGCAAGAACTGAAAGTCCTTTTGTGAAGGTCCCTTTTACCCTATATTCTAAGTGATTGAAAGGAAAAAGATGAAAGAACCAGCTATAAAAAATGTAATAAAAGTAGTATATGAAAACGTAATGAGTAAGACAGAAAATTAAAAAGGGAGAGAAGGATGCTTTTGAACTGAAATAGGAGGAAAAGGAGAAGAAAAAGAGGAGACAAGAAAGAGAGGAAGAAGAAAAATATGAAAAGGCATATAAAAAATAGAAAAATATGAAAAGAGGAGGAAAAGGTAGAAAAAGGAGATAGAGAAAGGCTGGGGAAAAAGACTTCTTGAAATCCTCACACTGTCTCTCTCACATCACGATTTAGACCACAGGAATTTCGTCAGCCCGTCCCACTTCACGTCCACCCCGTCAACCTCTCCTACCTTGCTCTCCTCTACGTCGAGGGTGAGGTGCCCCAGTCCCCTGCTCTTGGATCCTCCCACGGCTATCCCCATCTTCTCCACGTACCTCAAGGTATATTTCCACAGTTGAACGTCACCTTCAGGCCTCAGCACTACCTTTAGGCTGATGATAGAAGGCTCGACCACTTCTTCCTCGAAGAGGTGTTTCTCCTTTTGGGCGCCGAAAGTCCTGTCCAGCACCACGTGTGGCTGGAAGGAGACGTTCCCCTCGACAAGGGAGTCAGAGAAGGATATGGAGGACGCGAAGAGCTTGGAGCCGTAAAGCCTCTCCACCGGACACATATAATAGTAAACTGCTCTGGCTGTGAGTTCCTCTAGGTCTCCCCACGTGATCTCGGCTGCGGGAACGTTAGACCTCACGATAGTCCATACCTCGTCGTCTATGTCCACCCCCTTCAGTTGGGTCCCATTTACCTCGTTTCTCTCATTGTCGATCGTCTCCCTAACTCGTTCTAAGATACGTGTAACCCTCTCGTCAGCCTCTTTGTTTCCTCTCAATTCCTTAGGATGATCGTCGTTGTCATGCGATAACGCAGTTCCCATCCCTTTACCCTTAGATATTTCCTCACTTATCCTCTTGAACACTCCCTTCCAAGAGGAGTTCGGGATCACCGGTACTTCCCTTGCCTTCACCTTGTACTTCAACTGGTACAAGGTAGACCCTTCCCTTTCTCCTCCCACCCTGAGGGAGTCCCCTTTGAAGCTCAGTTTGAAAAGACGTATCACTTTCTCGCTCATAACCTCACCTTAGATAAGAGCTCTCCCAACGAACTGAGGGAGAAGGCGAAGTTCAAACCAGCAGTCTTAAGGGGGTAAAGGTCTCCCTTCACCTTAACCAGAGACCCCTGCGTGGCTACCTTGAGGAATGGTTTCGTCCCCCTCAAGTCGTCTGAGGTGAACCATCCAGTGTAGTTCGTGACCTTCCCTATCCCTGTCTCTACCTCCGTGTAACACGGGGACAAGCAGTAAGCCCACCCGTCCCTCGCGTCCTTCAGCTCTACCTCTCCCTTCTTTTTCAACACCGCTTCGCCGAAACCCCTGTTCCTAGACCTGCCTATATTGAGCCTGACCTCGTCCTTGGGAAAGTCGTTCGAGAGCGCCCAGAACGTGGTCGGCATCTTATACTCGTAGTGGTATAGCATTCCAGCCTCCTTGTTCATAGTGACCTTGTTGATTGCTACGTGGCCTTGTATGATGGAAGGTACCTTGACTTCGTTGTAGAAGAACAACCCGTTCCCTGAATTCCCGCGGAGGGCTACAACGGTACCGGTCTTAGACTTCAACGATTCTACTCCCACACTCTCCTTCATCTCTTCCCTTTTCCTGTCGACCACTTCCTCATCACCGTTCATGAGCAGGGAGTCTTTCCTCTCCACGAACTCCTCCGACTTCCTCCCCATGGCGAAGACGAACGGATGAGCCGGGGCCGAGTTGACGGGATACCCAGGAGATACGTAGACGTCCGCGAGTTCGTGAACGTCATA
This genomic interval carries:
- a CDS encoding ArsR/SmtB family transcription factor produces the protein MEKEKTEDFALMAELESFFSALSDSTRLRIVMFLLKNGEASVQEICKRVGKSQPLVSHHMACLKNCGVVKWERKGKNVIYKLNDEHVKEIINEALNHVSLFSNSILSCEIIKEEREDGKE
- a CDS encoding AAA family ATPase, which codes for MDASLIYSILGEPGYLIWGDSKGSVKISVRGNGSEPVGYPFSALFKRYFLSYLKNDGSRIDMVPSLNKIMISLLYVPSDEKNKRRFIGAGIITDINIDSIRNFRYWKEESGSNEKYWILRFRMKVIWLSRSVRNSIRESIPEIREWLRKGGNLQDQVPSILRNAVGEEIEGVQASQSNNCYNDSKYINGVKDFIMSKIESGEVEETYKFYKQITNELEDLSQGIITEEVNNANPQCKSVEKALEEAKDLISNNLYLQNPRILDFMFASLRIGNILLVGPPGVGKTEIATTIADSLCSNGEKATANALWTRRDLIGGETLREGSISWKPGVILRAYVKASRIPDNALFPVVLEELNRADIDKAFGDFFTMFSSADASKWRIPSSLMEEIRSFPPDPQLSQLLKVIENEKNTGKSPLSKLRVIATMNLKDLRNLYQIGDAITRRFSVFYLDCPKGDSDVEVVMKANGFNFTQETVNDLKEVISRVRKGLGSKFCLSTSTVSKVISQMSIMQKETHKIEKQEIIELIKIHAGTIDNGVMKRIDKMLEVSSETH
- a CDS encoding HEPN domain-containing protein — encoded protein: MSSFQNAVLLCKRSLNYLKASKESFKEGLYDVSSTNCQISAELLIKSTYLLLGYSFPQTHNIRKLLSGLAELTLSEKIKDFVKNKRKDLNMVELNRFEGQYSLIDIDSETASDCLDTVENHLLPLMKSVWGDKWCGD
- a CDS encoding nucleotidyltransferase domain-containing protein, whose amino-acid sequence is MVWGLEYIQYLENNWRKIAERVKEVAKTLGKVDKVVVFGSVIKGEVTGSSDLDIAVFYDEDLTDKEKIRRTLEILNRVDEEIADINLQVMNRDEEDFFLNKFVDKYVEID
- a CDS encoding HEPN domain-containing protein, producing MLDHEEFNRWFRSAQLTLESAKHDLSGGFYNWSCFKSQQASELSVKAYLYGIGQPKTGHVVSQLLIFLRAPQDLVDKAKYLDKLYIPTRYPDAWENENPSYYYTKREAEEAIKYAEEIINYIEEKWRTLSQEEKERGEKS
- a CDS encoding nucleotidyltransferase domain-containing protein, which encodes MEDVISRRERERREVIEKAMTYVNSLQGRYTSFLIGSYSRGDFNVWSDVDILLIGEFNGNPVERLLRLDFPPGFEVIPINEGEFDKAIRKNNPVIWDVKNKGIVLRDDLEICKKYANVIKCTFVE
- the cas2 gene encoding CRISPR-associated endonuclease Cas2 encodes the protein MYIEVAFDISSEKIRGKLRRYLRSMGLSMVNKSVYAGVGSYKTASLVSERAERIIEDNDNVYIVVIQDWEYSSINCTKDGCVKISERKLEVL
- a CDS encoding RAMP superfamily CRISPR-associated protein produces the protein MSEKVIRLFKLSFKGDSLRVGGEREGSTLYQLKYKVKAREVPVIPNSSWKGVFKRISEEISKGKGMGTALSHDNDDHPKELRGNKEADERVTRILERVRETIDNERNEVNGTQLKGVDIDDEVWTIVRSNVPAAEITWGDLEELTARAVYYYMCPVERLYGSKLFASSISFSDSLVEGNVSFQPHVVLDRTFGAQKEKHLFEEEVVEPSIISLKVVLRPEGDVQLWKYTLRYVEKMGIAVGGSKSRGLGHLTLDVEESKVGEVDGVDVKWDGLTKFLWSKS